From a region of the Candidatus Binatia bacterium genome:
- a CDS encoding RHS repeat-associated core domain-containing protein: MNAADRRIAQRIDFDEFGNVMNDTLLGFQPFGFAGGLYDPDTGLVRFGARDYDPQTGRWTAKDPIGFDGGDSNLYGYVLSDPVNRTDPGGRDATLGGTLGAIALSAVVADIGLNIQLIEGRYGRTTVHIPPPSTFERGLPLPFFFGADFVLRGVRLPLLGIVGIPESFYITADPVLRYLLAQGYIS; this comes from the coding sequence GTGAATGCGGCCGACCGGAGGATCGCCCAACGTATCGACTTTGATGAGTTTGGGAACGTCATGAACGACACCCTCCTCGGTTTCCAACCATTCGGCTTCGCCGGCGGGCTCTACGATCCCGACACGGGGCTCGTGCGCTTCGGGGCGCGGGACTACGACCCGCAGACCGGGCGGTGGACGGCCAAGGACCCGATTGGGTTCGATGGGGGCGATTCGAATCTTTACGGATACGTCTTGAGTGATCCGGTGAACAGGACCGACCCAGGCGGACGGGATGCGACATTGGGTGGAACGCTAGGTGCCATCGCGCTGAGCGCGGTCGTAGCTGACATCGGGCTGAACATCCAACTCATCGAGGGTCGGTACGGGAGGACCACGGTTCATATTCCGCCGCCGAGCACATTCGAACGTGGCCTGCCTTTGCCGTTCTTTTTCGGTGCGGATTTTGTGCTGCGAGGGGTCCGCCTACCGCTGCTTGGCATCGTCGGTATCCCAGAATCGTTCTACATCACCGCAGACCCTGTTCTGAGATACCTGCTGGCGCAGGGCTACATTTCTTGA
- a CDS encoding type II toxin-antitoxin system HicB family antitoxin, with amino-acid sequence MKSYVFAVKVEPDADAWRAYVPALEAKGAATWGQTRQEAIQNMHEVLEMVLEDLLEAGEALPVGVTVTDEPVVAVTL; translated from the coding sequence ATGAAATCCTACGTCTTCGCGGTGAAGGTCGAGCCCGACGCCGACGCCTGGCGCGCCTATGTGCCGGCGCTCGAAGCCAAAGGTGCCGCGACCTGGGGTCAGACGCGCCAGGAAGCGATCCAGAACATGCATGAGGTCCTGGAAATGGTGCTGGAGGACCTCCTCGAAGCGGGCGAGGCGCTGCCCGTCGGCGTGACCGTGACCGATGAGCCGGTGGTGGCGGTCACGCTCTGA
- a CDS encoding CHC2 zinc finger domain-containing protein has protein sequence MARIPEAELERLKQEIAVERLAAARGVELEPHGGNLIGLCPFHDDHEPSLVITPAKNLWHCLGACQMGGSVIDWVMKAEGVSFRHAVELLRSDSPSLAAPASPKAVKRATVPVWSALADAETSDAELLRQVVRFYHETLKKSPEALAYLDSRGLRSAEMIGHFQLGFANRTLGYRLPFKTHLAGAWLRRRLQALGILRDSGHEHFSGSLVIPIIDTHGSVTELYGRKITPKLRPGTPRHLYLPGPHEGVRGVSPAHRYQGPCRQVRVRSLTACRNARSI, from the coding sequence ATGGCACGCATCCCGGAAGCGGAGCTGGAACGCCTGAAACAAGAGATCGCCGTGGAGCGACTCGCCGCCGCACGCGGAGTGGAGCTCGAGCCGCACGGCGGCAATCTCATCGGGCTCTGTCCGTTCCACGATGACCATGAACCGAGTCTGGTGATCACCCCGGCGAAGAATCTGTGGCACTGCCTGGGTGCCTGTCAGATGGGCGGTAGCGTCATCGATTGGGTCATGAAGGCGGAAGGCGTCAGTTTCCGTCACGCGGTGGAGTTGCTGCGCAGCGACTCCCCTTCTTTAGCTGCTCCTGCTTCTCCGAAGGCGGTCAAGCGCGCGACGGTGCCCGTCTGGTCGGCGCTAGCGGACGCGGAGACGAGCGACGCGGAGCTGCTGCGCCAGGTGGTGCGCTTCTACCACGAGACGCTGAAAAAGAGTCCCGAGGCGCTGGCCTACCTGGACAGCCGCGGCCTGCGATCGGCCGAGATGATCGGCCACTTTCAGCTCGGCTTTGCTAATCGCACCTTGGGCTACCGGCTGCCGTTCAAGACCCACCTCGCCGGCGCGTGGCTGCGCCGTCGCCTCCAGGCGCTCGGCATTCTGCGCGACAGCGGCCACGAGCATTTCAGCGGTTCGCTGGTGATCCCGATCATCGACACTCACGGCAGCGTCACCGAGCTCTACGGGCGCAAGATCACCCCGAAGCTGCGTCCCGGCACGCCGCGGCATCTCTATTTGCCTGGCCCACACGAAGGCGTACGGGGCGTGTCCCCGGCCCATCGCTATCAAGGGCCCTGCCGCCAGGTCCGCGTGCGCTCGTTGACTGCCTGTCGAAATGCGCGCAGCATA
- a CDS encoding type II toxin-antitoxin system HicA family toxin, translating into MPDYSKLRSLTARQIIAALEKDGFTPARTRGSHRLYRHADGRRVTVSAHRLADTFPPGTLKSMIEVQARWTDNDLQRLGLVG; encoded by the coding sequence ATGCCCGATTACTCCAAGCTCCGCTCGCTCACTGCCCGCCAGATCATTGCGGCACTCGAAAAGGATGGCTTCACGCCGGCGCGCACACGCGGCAGCCATCGCCTCTACCGCCACGCCGACGGCCGCCGCGTCACCGTCTCCGCCCACCGCCTGGCCGACACCTTCCCGCCTGGCACGCTCAAGAGCATGATCGAAGTCCAAGCCCGCTGGACCGACAACGATTTGCAGCGGCTCGGCTTGGTCGGGTAA
- a CDS encoding helix-turn-helix domain-containing protein, with amino-acid sequence MPGGRPAKTKRSPFGERLAAARLQAGLTQQQLADKLGTVQRVIAHWERAPVALRADQLSALADVLGVTADYLVGRNEPKKRGSGPVGRARQVLEAVSRLPRHQQQKIIDVVEAMVAHQATGGTS; translated from the coding sequence ATGCCTGGAGGACGTCCCGCGAAGACGAAACGATCTCCGTTTGGTGAGCGACTCGCTGCGGCCCGGCTGCAAGCCGGCCTCACGCAGCAGCAGCTCGCCGACAAGCTCGGCACCGTGCAGCGCGTCATCGCGCATTGGGAGCGCGCGCCCGTGGCCCTGCGCGCCGATCAGCTCTCTGCGCTGGCCGATGTGCTGGGAGTGACGGCGGACTATCTGGTCGGACGCAACGAGCCCAAAAAGCGCGGCAGTGGTCCAGTCGGCCGCGCGCGCCAGGTGCTCGAGGCCGTCTCACGGCTGCCGCGCCATCAGCAGCAGAAGATCATCGACGTGGTCGAGGCGATGGTGGCGCACCAGGCCACTGGAGGCACCTCATGA